The Mercurialis annua linkage group LG2, ddMerAnnu1.2, whole genome shotgun sequence genome contains a region encoding:
- the LOC126669868 gene encoding uncharacterized protein LOC126669868 isoform X2 → MALSFSINAAILPQHHGKVSDRNSRCLNNVKNLLQKIKVSSTVSSPQESLQNGNWVKLICGASFEDAVDIRNLSLVYTLAGVDCIDCAADESIISAVNEGIEAARDIMDIRRPWIMISVNDDEDLHFRKAEFDPEDCPSDCSRPCENVCPADAISLEEVKSTAKFPYGTNMKSGVITERCYGCGRCFPVCPYDKIRAVTYVRDAAATAELLKRNDVDAIEIHTSGRQMAPFKELWDGLGTSLRYLKLVAVSLPYSGDSTVSSMNTMYLIMRHQLNCLNLWQFYSLIMHVACESKLDGRPMSGDIGRGATRESIAFAVRLAAAKDRPRGYFQLAGGTNAHTVDGLRKQGIFQTVSITDNKSAASPYNSRHALIGGIAYGGYARKIVGRVLRSMQCKDEVPRIEDHPVHLLEAVKEALNLVGTVKCYDFFSKES, encoded by the exons ATGGCACTGAGCTTCTCCATTAATGCTGCAATTTTACCTCAACATCACG gaaAAGTGAGTGATAGGAACAGCAGATGTCTCAATAATGTCAAAAATCTTCTACAGAAGATAAAGGTTTCTTCAACGGTATCATCTCCTCAAGAATCACTTCAAAACGGCAATTGGGTCAAACTTATTTGTGGTGCAAGCTTTGAG GATGCTGTTGATATCAGGAATCTTTCTCTGGTTTATACTTTGGCTGGAG TTGATTGCATTGATTGTGCTGCTGATGAATCCATAATCAGCGCTGTGAATGAAGGAATAGAAGCTGCTAGAGATATTATGGATATTCGTAGGCCTTGGATTATGATTAGTGTTAATGATGATGAAGATCTTCATTTTCGCAAAGCAG AATTTGATCCAGAGGATTGTCCATCGGACTGTTCAAGGCCCTGTGAGAATGTTTGTCCTGCGGATGCAATATCGTTAGAGGAAGTAAAATCAACAGCAAAATTTCCCTATGGTACCAATATGAAG AGTGGAGTCATAACTGAACGATGTTATGGTTGTGGCCGCTGCTTTCCTGTATGCCCCTATGATAAAATAA GAGCGGTCACATACGTAAGAGATGCTGCTGCTACTGCTGAACTTCTGAAGAGAAATGATGTTGATGCAATAGAGATACATACAAGTGGAAG GCAGATGGCTCCCTTCAAGGAGCTTTGGGATGGTTTGGGAACCTCACTGAGATACCTGAAACTAGTGGCA GTTAGCTTACCTTATTCTGGGGACTCAACTGTTTCTTCTATGAACACTATGTACTTGATCATGAGACATCAGCTGAATTGTCTCAATCTATGGCAG TTTTATTCTCTAATAATGCATGTTGCCTGTGAATCAAAGTTGGATGGTCGCCCCATGAGTGGAGATATTGGTCGGGGTGCAACAAGGGAATCGATTGCATTTGCTGTTCGTTTGGCTGCTGCCAAAGACAGGCCTCGTG GTTACTTTCAATTGGCAGGCGGTACAAATGCTCACACGGTGGATGGATTAAGAAAACAGGGGATTTTCCAAACAGTATCAATTACCG ATAACAAATCAGCAGCATCGCCATATAATTCACGGCATGCTTTAATTGGCGGGATAGCTTATGGTGGGTATGCACGCAAG ATTGTTGGAAGGGTCTTGAGATCCATGCAATGTAAGGACGAGGTTCCTCGTATTGAGGATCATCCCGTGCATCTCTTAGAGGCAGTAAAAGAGGCCCTTAATTTGGTTGGAACAGTTAAATGTTATGATTTCTTCTCCAAGGAAAGCTGA
- the LOC126669868 gene encoding uncharacterized protein LOC126669868 isoform X1 — translation MALSFSINAAILPQHHGKVSDRNSRCLNNVKNLLQKIKVSSTVSSPQESLQNGNWVKLICGASFEDAVDIRNLSLVYTLAGVDCIDCAADESIISAVNEGIEAARDIMDIRRPWIMISVNDDEDLHFRKAEFDPEDCPSDCSRPCENVCPADAISLEEVKSTAKFPYGTNMKSGVITERCYGCGRCFPVCPYDKIRAVTYVRDAAATAELLKRNDVDAIEIHTSGRQMAPFKELWDGLGTSLRYLKLVAVSLPYSGDSTVSSMNTMYLIMRHQLNCLNLWQFYSLIMHVACESKLDGRPMSGDIGRGATRESIAFAVRLAAAKDRPRGYFQLAGGTNAHTVDGLRKQGIFQTVSITEDNKSAASPYNSRHALIGGIAYGGYARKIVGRVLRSMQCKDEVPRIEDHPVHLLEAVKEALNLVGTVKCYDFFSKES, via the exons ATGGCACTGAGCTTCTCCATTAATGCTGCAATTTTACCTCAACATCACG gaaAAGTGAGTGATAGGAACAGCAGATGTCTCAATAATGTCAAAAATCTTCTACAGAAGATAAAGGTTTCTTCAACGGTATCATCTCCTCAAGAATCACTTCAAAACGGCAATTGGGTCAAACTTATTTGTGGTGCAAGCTTTGAG GATGCTGTTGATATCAGGAATCTTTCTCTGGTTTATACTTTGGCTGGAG TTGATTGCATTGATTGTGCTGCTGATGAATCCATAATCAGCGCTGTGAATGAAGGAATAGAAGCTGCTAGAGATATTATGGATATTCGTAGGCCTTGGATTATGATTAGTGTTAATGATGATGAAGATCTTCATTTTCGCAAAGCAG AATTTGATCCAGAGGATTGTCCATCGGACTGTTCAAGGCCCTGTGAGAATGTTTGTCCTGCGGATGCAATATCGTTAGAGGAAGTAAAATCAACAGCAAAATTTCCCTATGGTACCAATATGAAG AGTGGAGTCATAACTGAACGATGTTATGGTTGTGGCCGCTGCTTTCCTGTATGCCCCTATGATAAAATAA GAGCGGTCACATACGTAAGAGATGCTGCTGCTACTGCTGAACTTCTGAAGAGAAATGATGTTGATGCAATAGAGATACATACAAGTGGAAG GCAGATGGCTCCCTTCAAGGAGCTTTGGGATGGTTTGGGAACCTCACTGAGATACCTGAAACTAGTGGCA GTTAGCTTACCTTATTCTGGGGACTCAACTGTTTCTTCTATGAACACTATGTACTTGATCATGAGACATCAGCTGAATTGTCTCAATCTATGGCAG TTTTATTCTCTAATAATGCATGTTGCCTGTGAATCAAAGTTGGATGGTCGCCCCATGAGTGGAGATATTGGTCGGGGTGCAACAAGGGAATCGATTGCATTTGCTGTTCGTTTGGCTGCTGCCAAAGACAGGCCTCGTG GTTACTTTCAATTGGCAGGCGGTACAAATGCTCACACGGTGGATGGATTAAGAAAACAGGGGATTTTCCAAACAGTATCAATTACCG AAGATAACAAATCAGCAGCATCGCCATATAATTCACGGCATGCTTTAATTGGCGGGATAGCTTATGGTGGGTATGCACGCAAG ATTGTTGGAAGGGTCTTGAGATCCATGCAATGTAAGGACGAGGTTCCTCGTATTGAGGATCATCCCGTGCATCTCTTAGAGGCAGTAAAAGAGGCCCTTAATTTGGTTGGAACAGTTAAATGTTATGATTTCTTCTCCAAGGAAAGCTGA
- the LOC126669868 gene encoding uncharacterized protein LOC126669868 isoform X3, which produces MALSFSINAAILPQHHGKVSDRNSRCLNNVKNLLQKIKVSSTVSSPQESLQNGNWVKLICGASFEDAVDIRNLSLVYTLAGVDCIDCAADESIISAVNEGIEAARDIMDIRRPWIMISVNDDEDLHFRKAEFDPEDCPSDCSRPCENVCPADAISLEEVKSTAKFPYGTNMKSGVITERCYGCGRCFPVCPYDKIRAVTYVRDAAATAELLKRNDVDAIEIHTSGRQMAPFKELWDGLGTSLRYLKLVAVSLPYSGDSTVSSMNTMYLIMRHQLNCLNLWQLDGRPMSGDIGRGATRESIAFAVRLAAAKDRPRGYFQLAGGTNAHTVDGLRKQGIFQTVSITEDNKSAASPYNSRHALIGGIAYGGYARKIVGRVLRSMQCKDEVPRIEDHPVHLLEAVKEALNLVGTVKCYDFFSKES; this is translated from the exons ATGGCACTGAGCTTCTCCATTAATGCTGCAATTTTACCTCAACATCACG gaaAAGTGAGTGATAGGAACAGCAGATGTCTCAATAATGTCAAAAATCTTCTACAGAAGATAAAGGTTTCTTCAACGGTATCATCTCCTCAAGAATCACTTCAAAACGGCAATTGGGTCAAACTTATTTGTGGTGCAAGCTTTGAG GATGCTGTTGATATCAGGAATCTTTCTCTGGTTTATACTTTGGCTGGAG TTGATTGCATTGATTGTGCTGCTGATGAATCCATAATCAGCGCTGTGAATGAAGGAATAGAAGCTGCTAGAGATATTATGGATATTCGTAGGCCTTGGATTATGATTAGTGTTAATGATGATGAAGATCTTCATTTTCGCAAAGCAG AATTTGATCCAGAGGATTGTCCATCGGACTGTTCAAGGCCCTGTGAGAATGTTTGTCCTGCGGATGCAATATCGTTAGAGGAAGTAAAATCAACAGCAAAATTTCCCTATGGTACCAATATGAAG AGTGGAGTCATAACTGAACGATGTTATGGTTGTGGCCGCTGCTTTCCTGTATGCCCCTATGATAAAATAA GAGCGGTCACATACGTAAGAGATGCTGCTGCTACTGCTGAACTTCTGAAGAGAAATGATGTTGATGCAATAGAGATACATACAAGTGGAAG GCAGATGGCTCCCTTCAAGGAGCTTTGGGATGGTTTGGGAACCTCACTGAGATACCTGAAACTAGTGGCA GTTAGCTTACCTTATTCTGGGGACTCAACTGTTTCTTCTATGAACACTATGTACTTGATCATGAGACATCAGCTGAATTGTCTCAATCTATGGCAG TTGGATGGTCGCCCCATGAGTGGAGATATTGGTCGGGGTGCAACAAGGGAATCGATTGCATTTGCTGTTCGTTTGGCTGCTGCCAAAGACAGGCCTCGTG GTTACTTTCAATTGGCAGGCGGTACAAATGCTCACACGGTGGATGGATTAAGAAAACAGGGGATTTTCCAAACAGTATCAATTACCG AAGATAACAAATCAGCAGCATCGCCATATAATTCACGGCATGCTTTAATTGGCGGGATAGCTTATGGTGGGTATGCACGCAAG ATTGTTGGAAGGGTCTTGAGATCCATGCAATGTAAGGACGAGGTTCCTCGTATTGAGGATCATCCCGTGCATCTCTTAGAGGCAGTAAAAGAGGCCCTTAATTTGGTTGGAACAGTTAAATGTTATGATTTCTTCTCCAAGGAAAGCTGA
- the LOC126669868 gene encoding uncharacterized protein LOC126669868 isoform X4: MALSFSINAAILPQHHGKVSDRNSRCLNNVKNLLQKIKVSSTVSSPQESLQNGNWVKLICGASFEDAVDIRNLSLVYTLAGVDCIDCAADESIISAVNEGIEAARDIMDIRRPWIMISVNDDEDLHFRKAEFDPEDCPSDCSRPCENVCPADAISLEEVKSTAKFPYGTNMKSGVITERCYGCGRCFPVCPYDKIRAVTYVRDAAATAELLKRNDVDAIEIHTSGRQMAPFKELWDGLGTSLRYLKLVAVSLPYSGDSTVSSMNTMYLIMRHQLNCLNLWQFYSLIMHVACESKLDGRPMSGDIGRGATRESIAFAVRLAAAKDRPRGYFQLAGGTNAHTVDGLRKQGIFQTVSITEDNKSAASPYNSRHALIGGIAYDCWKGLEIHAM, from the exons ATGGCACTGAGCTTCTCCATTAATGCTGCAATTTTACCTCAACATCACG gaaAAGTGAGTGATAGGAACAGCAGATGTCTCAATAATGTCAAAAATCTTCTACAGAAGATAAAGGTTTCTTCAACGGTATCATCTCCTCAAGAATCACTTCAAAACGGCAATTGGGTCAAACTTATTTGTGGTGCAAGCTTTGAG GATGCTGTTGATATCAGGAATCTTTCTCTGGTTTATACTTTGGCTGGAG TTGATTGCATTGATTGTGCTGCTGATGAATCCATAATCAGCGCTGTGAATGAAGGAATAGAAGCTGCTAGAGATATTATGGATATTCGTAGGCCTTGGATTATGATTAGTGTTAATGATGATGAAGATCTTCATTTTCGCAAAGCAG AATTTGATCCAGAGGATTGTCCATCGGACTGTTCAAGGCCCTGTGAGAATGTTTGTCCTGCGGATGCAATATCGTTAGAGGAAGTAAAATCAACAGCAAAATTTCCCTATGGTACCAATATGAAG AGTGGAGTCATAACTGAACGATGTTATGGTTGTGGCCGCTGCTTTCCTGTATGCCCCTATGATAAAATAA GAGCGGTCACATACGTAAGAGATGCTGCTGCTACTGCTGAACTTCTGAAGAGAAATGATGTTGATGCAATAGAGATACATACAAGTGGAAG GCAGATGGCTCCCTTCAAGGAGCTTTGGGATGGTTTGGGAACCTCACTGAGATACCTGAAACTAGTGGCA GTTAGCTTACCTTATTCTGGGGACTCAACTGTTTCTTCTATGAACACTATGTACTTGATCATGAGACATCAGCTGAATTGTCTCAATCTATGGCAG TTTTATTCTCTAATAATGCATGTTGCCTGTGAATCAAAGTTGGATGGTCGCCCCATGAGTGGAGATATTGGTCGGGGTGCAACAAGGGAATCGATTGCATTTGCTGTTCGTTTGGCTGCTGCCAAAGACAGGCCTCGTG GTTACTTTCAATTGGCAGGCGGTACAAATGCTCACACGGTGGATGGATTAAGAAAACAGGGGATTTTCCAAACAGTATCAATTACCG AAGATAACAAATCAGCAGCATCGCCATATAATTCACGGCATGCTTTAATTGGCGGGATAGCTTATG ATTGTTGGAAGGGTCTTGAGATCCATGCAATGTAA
- the LOC130015073 gene encoding dirigent protein 1-like: MNLFDIGEEEEAERKEDGEENSLSKIFSVLFFCLDMLCVCFGGEVDVRRRVVIREKRKGKCKMSNNFLLFIFTLFIIYLAYTIPKQQYRKQTNLIVYVHDYFTGHDTSAITVAGKDGPTNFNILKFGTLAVVDDLITDGPTIESNAIGRAQGTYMNSQLDGKGLYMIFSLIFSGGGYKGSTLEIQGSDIFSMETREFGVVSGTGYFRFVKGYGVMQTQFMDMPNLRAIIKLNITVKHY; encoded by the exons ATGAATTTGTTTGACATTGGAGAGGAAGAGGAAGCAGAGAGAAAAGAGGATGGAGAAGAAAATTCTCTGTCCAAAATTTTCTCTGTCTTGTTTTTTTGTTTGGATATGCTTTGTGTTTGTTTTGGGGGTGAAGTGGATGTTAGGAGAAGAGTGGTGATTAGAGAGAAACGGAAGGGAAAATG CAAAATGTCCAACAATTTTCTCCTCTTCATCTTCACCTTATTTATTATCTACTTAGCCTACACCATCCCTAAACAACAATACCGTAAACAAACTAATCTTATAGTCTACGTGCATGACTATTTTACCGGCCACGACACGTCAGCAATCACGGTGGCCGGAAAAGATGGGCCCACCAATTTCAACATCTTAAAATTTGGAACACTTGCAGTTGTTGATGATCTAATTACAGATGGGCCCACAATTGAGTCCAATGCTATTGGTAGGGCCCAAGGGACCTATATGAACTCTCAACTTGATGGGAAAGGTTTGTATATGATTTTTTCACTGATTTTTAGTGGTGGAGGGTATAAAGGTAGCACTTTGGAAATTCAAGGATCTGATATTTTTTCAATGGAGACAAGggaatttggagttgtttctgGTACTGGTTATTTTAGATTTGTTAAGGGTTATGGTGTTATGCAAACTCAATTCATGGATATGCCTAATTTGAGAGCTATTATCAAACTTAATATAACTGTAAAACattattaa
- the LOC130015076 gene encoding receptor-like protein kinase ANXUR2: MNRNVLVLFSFISFFTISYKTTLVSCKDPDSYVLACGAPSDGTDGDGRTWVADTKHVKAPGNSIVAAADTQDPSLPSTVPYMTGRLFTNEFTYTFPVPSTSRIWVRLHFYPATYSSLDPNNAFFDVTANKLQLLKNFSASITAKALTMAYIIREYSLSPVNTGNLAITFTPTKGNSDTYAFVNGIEVIPMPDIYQSAGMVGFSDQTVDLTASSMQTMFRLNVGGQFIPSTNDSGLTRIWYDDTPYIFGAGVGITNQANIKIQYPTTDVPKSIAPYDVYSTSRSMGTDSKVNVNFNLTWLFDVDANFTYLVRFHFCEYELTRANQRAFNIYINNQTAQEGADVIGWGGSKGVPVFKDYAMYVGDQAGDDELWVALHPSVELKPEYYDAILNGLEVFKLSDPNGNMAGPNPVPSAMLQVAEEKKKFKPKSSNGGPIIGAIAGGAAGLAVAAIISIFVLRKKRGLTGSQSGSHNWLPLYGQSHTSGSKSTISGKSTASSHLSSVAQGLCRHFSLPEIKHATKNFDENNVIGVGGFGKVYKGIIDHGTKVAIKRSNPSSEQGVNEFNTEIEMLSKLRHKHLVSLIGFCEEDGEMALVYDYMANGTMREHIYRGNKPTCSLSWKQRLEICIGAARGLHYLHTGAKYTIIHRDVKTTNILLDEKWVAKVSDFGLSKTGPNLNSQSHVSTVVKGSFGYLDPEYFKRQQLTEKSDVYSFGVVLFEALCARPALNPNLAKEQVSLADWALHCQKKGIIEDMIDPHIKSEIQPECLKKFAETAEKCLSDHGINRPSMGDILWNLEFALQLQDNPAGAKLVSEKKGIDTYGITKQMHSIEEESSHSEDTDEFNNTEIFSQIVNPRGR, translated from the coding sequence ATGAACCGTAATGttcttgttttattttcttttatttcgttCTTTACTATTAGTTATAAAACAACCCTAGTTTCATGCAAAGACCCGGATTCTTACGTCCTCGCCTGTGGCGCGCCGAGCGACGGCACCGACGGCGACGGCAGAACATGGGTGGCCGACACAAAACATGTTAAAGCTCCTGGGAATTCAATTGTAGCCGCCGCTGATACTCAAGACCCGTCGTTGCCGTCTACGGTACCGTACATGACCGGAAGATTATTCACGAATGAATTTACGTATACGTTTCCCGTTCCGTCAACTAGCCGGATTTGGGTCAGGTTACATTTTTATCCGGCAACGTATAGCTCTCTTGATCCTAATAACGCATTTTTTGACGTTACTGCGAATAAATTACAGCTTCTTAAAAACTTCAGCGCTTCCATTACGGCCAAAGCTTTAACAATGGCGTATATTATTAGAGAATATTCTTTATCACCGGTTAATACAGGCAATCTTGCTATTACATTCACGCCCACAAAGGGAAATTCTGATACGTATGCTTTTGTTAACGGAATTGAAGTTATTCCGATGCCGGATATTTACCAATCCGCAGGGATGGTCGGGTTTAGTGATCAGACGGTTGATCTGACTGCATCTTCCATGCAAACTATGTTCAGGTTGAACGTTGGTGGGCAGTTTATTCCTTCAACTAATGATTCGGGTCTTACAAGAATATGGTACGATGATACACCGTATATATTTGGTGCTGGTGTGGGTATTACCAATCAAGCTAACATTAAAATTCAGTATCCTACGACAGATGTGCCTAAATCTATTGCACCGTATGATGTTTACAGTACTTCGAGATCGATGGGGACGGATTCGAAGGTGAATGTGAATTTTAATCTTACTTGGTTATTTGATGTTGATGCTAATTTTACTTATCTTGTGAGGTTCCATTTTTGTGAATATGAATTGACAAGGGCTAATCAGAGagcttttaatatttatattaataatcaaACGGCTCAAGAGGGTGCTGATGTGATTGGTTGGGGAGGATCTAAGGGTGTCCCTGTGTTTAAGGATTATGCTATGTATGTTGGTGATCAAGCTGGGGATGATGAGTTGTGGGTTGCATTGCATCCTAGTGTTGAATTGAAGCCTGAATATTATGATGCAATTTTGAATGGGTTGGAGGTTTTTAAGCTTAGTGATCCTAATGGGAATATGGCAGGGCCTAATCCTGTGCCTTCTGCAATGTTGCAAGTTGctgaagaaaagaagaaatttaAACCGAAAAGCTCGAATGGCGGTCCGATTATCGGTGCTATTGCTGGTGGGGCAGCTGGATTAGCCGTAGCGGCTATTATATCGATTTTCGTTCTGAGAAAGAAGCGTGGTCTTACCGGAAGTCAGTCCGGGAGTCATAATTGGCTGCCGCTTTACGGTCAATCCCACACTTCAGGAAGCAAATCAACAATTTCAGGCAAAAGCACTGCTAGTAGTCACCTATCATCTGTTGCACAAGGTCTATGTCGCCATTTTTCGCTCCCCGAAATCAAACACGCTACGAAGAATTTCGATGAGAATAATGTGATTGGAGTTGGAGGATTTGGAAAAGTTTATAAAGGGATTATTGACCATGGAACAAAAGTTGCAATCAAAAGATCAAACCCATCTTCAGAACAAGGAGTTAATGAGTTCAATACAGAGATTGAGATGCTGTCTAAGCTGAGACACAAACATTTAGTGTCATTGATTGGATTTTGTGAAGAAGATGGTGAGATGGCTCTTGTTTATGATTACATGGCAAATGGAACCATGAGAGAACACATTTACAGAGGAAATAAACCTACCTGTTCCTTGTCATGGAAGCAAAGGTTAGAAATTTGCATAGGAGCTGCTAGAGGACTTCATTATCTTCACACAGGTGCCAAATACACAATCATTCACAGAGATGTGAAGACAACAAACATTCTGTTGGATGAGAAATGGGTAGCGAAAGTCTCCGATTTCGGATTATCGAAAACCGGTCCCAATCTCAACAGCCAGAGCCATGTCAGCACAGTGGTAAAGGGTAGCTTTGGATATTTAGATCCTGAGTACTTCAAAAGACAACAACTCACAGAAAAATCTGATGTTTACTCATTTGGGGTTGTTTTATTTGAGGCATTATGTGCTAGGCCAGCATTAAACCCTAATCTGGCTAAAGAACAAGTTAGTCTTGCAGATTGGGCATTACATTGTCAAAAAAAGGGTATCATTGAAGATATGATTGACCCCCATATTAAGTCTGAAATTCAACCAGAATGTCTCAAGAAATTTGCGGAAACCGCCGAAAAATGCCTGTCTGATCATGGAATCAATCGTCCTTCAATGGGAGATATACTATGGAATCTTGAATTTGCTCTTCAATTGCAAGATAATCCTGCTGGAGCTAAACTGGTCTCAGAAAAGAAAGGCATTGATACTTATGGAATAACCAAACAAATGCATAGCATTGAAGAGGAGAGTTCACACAGTGAGGATACGGATGAGTTCAACAACACTGAAATTTTTTCACAGATAGTCAATCCAAGAGGAAGATGA